In the genome of Myxococcus stipitatus, one region contains:
- a CDS encoding ABC transporter ATP-binding protein produces MTLLSIRNVFKSYFLHGKRIDILRSVSLDIAKGELVSLVGASGAGKSTFLHVLGTLDAPAAGEVFFEGRSVFAMNDAEIAEFRNRTIGFVFQSHYLLPEFTALENVAMPALIQRRERTGAYAYARELLERVGLGQRVDHRPGELSGGEAQRVALARALVLKPAVLLADEPTGNLDPATGEGIHQLLRDVNRELGITAVVVTHNETLARSMPRRLRLAGGQVSEA; encoded by the coding sequence ATGACGCTGTTGTCCATCCGCAACGTCTTCAAGAGCTACTTCCTGCACGGAAAGCGCATCGACATCCTGCGCTCCGTGTCGCTCGATATCGCCAAGGGAGAGCTCGTGTCCCTGGTGGGGGCCTCCGGCGCGGGCAAGAGCACCTTCCTGCACGTGCTGGGCACCCTGGACGCCCCCGCCGCGGGCGAGGTCTTCTTCGAGGGCCGCTCCGTCTTCGCCATGAACGACGCGGAAATCGCCGAGTTCCGCAACCGCACCATCGGCTTCGTCTTCCAGAGCCACTACCTCCTGCCGGAGTTCACCGCCCTGGAGAACGTGGCCATGCCGGCCCTCATCCAGCGCCGGGAGCGCACCGGGGCCTACGCCTACGCCCGGGAGCTGCTGGAGCGGGTGGGATTGGGGCAGCGGGTAGACCACAGGCCAGGGGAACTGTCCGGTGGTGAAGCCCAGCGGGTGGCCCTGGCCCGCGCCCTGGTGCTCAAGCCCGCCGTCCTCCTCGCCGACGAGCCGACGGGCAACCTGGACCCGGCCACCGGCGAGGGCATCCACCAGCTCCTCCGGGACGTCAACCGGGAGCTGGGCATCACCGCCGTGGTGGTCACCCACAATGAGACCCTGGCCCGTTCCATGCCCCGCCGCCTGCGGCTGGCCGGCGGGCAGGTGTCGGAGGCTTGA